Proteins from a genomic interval of Stigmatella erecta:
- a CDS encoding GNAT family N-acetyltransferase: protein MRLVLATDAQKTERDAVTYVEWGPPLTREGYAAREQRLRAHPWARAGMQTWLLCDEAGGVLASCETFRTRSLLRAGEGPPVPGDSFAIASVFTEERLRGHGYATRMMDLLVTELRRAPHAQAALLFSDVGVPLYRRSGYREVPAWNWTLAPEPGDPAALVEGLLGETDLERALARARAPERPFSLWPTAAQVDWHLERERIYSEQLGRPRPEACGATVGGSTALWTLMGRYGVLVLLWLDARSAQDAAALLGAAQRVAHRAGASRVEVWEEPDTAPLLARVPGATRGPRDGSLPMLQALRPGVLLSEDLPIARALWV from the coding sequence ATGCGCCTCGTCCTCGCCACCGACGCCCAGAAGACCGAACGCGATGCCGTCACCTATGTGGAGTGGGGGCCGCCCCTCACCCGCGAGGGCTACGCCGCCCGCGAGCAGCGGCTGCGCGCCCACCCCTGGGCCCGCGCCGGGATGCAGACGTGGCTGCTGTGTGACGAGGCAGGCGGCGTGCTCGCCTCCTGTGAGACGTTCCGCACCCGCAGCCTCCTGCGCGCCGGCGAGGGGCCGCCCGTGCCGGGGGACAGCTTCGCCATCGCCAGCGTCTTCACCGAGGAGCGGCTGCGGGGCCACGGGTACGCCACGCGGATGATGGACCTGCTCGTGACGGAGCTCCGGCGGGCCCCCCACGCGCAGGCCGCCCTGCTCTTCTCCGATGTGGGGGTGCCGCTCTACCGGCGCTCGGGCTACCGCGAGGTGCCCGCCTGGAACTGGACCCTCGCGCCCGAGCCGGGCGATCCCGCGGCGCTCGTGGAGGGGCTGCTCGGGGAGACGGACCTGGAGCGCGCCCTGGCCCGCGCGCGCGCGCCCGAGCGGCCCTTCTCGCTCTGGCCCACCGCCGCCCAGGTGGACTGGCACCTCGAGCGCGAGCGCATCTATTCGGAGCAGCTCGGCCGCCCGCGCCCGGAGGCCTGCGGCGCCACGGTGGGCGGCTCCACCGCGCTCTGGACCCTGATGGGCCGGTATGGCGTGCTCGTGCTGCTGTGGCTCGATGCCCGGAGCGCGCAGGACGCCGCCGCCCTCTTGGGCGCCGCCCAGCGCGTGGCCCACCGCGCGGGGGCCTCCCGGGTGGAGGTGTGGGAGGAGCCGGACACCGCGCCCCTGCTCGCCCGCGTCCCGGGAGCCACGCGAGGGCCCCGGGACGGCTCTTTGCCCATGCTGCAGGCGCTGCGGCCCGGGGTGCTCCTGTCCGAGGACCTGCCCATCGCCCGGGCCCTGTGGGTGTAG
- a CDS encoding YkgJ family cysteine cluster protein, with protein MECTRCGACCVAPDIAALDKPLGMRCPHLAEDNLCTVYDRRPNVCRSYQPDEVCRLIEAPTLDERVQKYLDLFELGAEAATTRQKGCASMRQARGAL; from the coding sequence ATGGAGTGCACCCGCTGTGGCGCCTGCTGCGTCGCGCCCGACATCGCCGCCCTGGACAAGCCGCTGGGGATGCGCTGCCCCCACCTCGCCGAGGACAACCTCTGCACGGTGTATGACCGGCGGCCCAACGTCTGCCGCAGCTACCAGCCCGATGAGGTGTGCCGCCTCATCGAGGCGCCCACGCTGGACGAGCGCGTCCAGAAGTACCTGGACCTGTTCGAGCTGGGCGCCGAGGCGGCCACCACCCGGCAGAAGGGCTGCGCGTCCATGCGCCAGGCCCGCGGCGCCCTGTAG